The Nerophis lumbriciformis linkage group LG05, RoL_Nlum_v2.1, whole genome shotgun sequence genome contains a region encoding:
- the LOC133606857 gene encoding zinc finger protein 518A — protein sequence MSVVSDVKDCKGHFKEGALHSPSTTDGPSVKPYSSTRRANYKIQQGAVFSGNILSFGCSVCKDDSTYSPNDLLKHFQAFHNGLLPTYPCDLCCFVTHEFAVLQRHRIEHKNTLVTCELCSDDVQYSLLLLTRHYIMCHSRNGKFHCDWCEFTTVDAGTFVQHIHHHNESTWKCSKCRYVSPNEADYQKHLKAHKMTVPCICQICGYRATTIKQLKGHTSTSHKEALERRNHRKTSQDSATTVHSSPTRISKLCGLNGNSTHKPEIVAGSPWTGDNNNCGKASFTGEKPTHAMLQQNESSTSSDCGSPTRPNALTVLRVKNKISLPPNCTTKMMGFKMVDGKKHIVLKVIPTAKQDVPSQDNSSVESLDTSVVNSAFDKSEVSTGKTSASYSSAILPISGSSIPTEDIVAVKVKVEDEEASVCTFDLPLHGEYAGKQSSFTVNGSSTSNHEASYPTSNNVNHVCSPNSQRKTACSNIHILGSKSTSCTISRSGFKGSDSPSNVSQELLNDTPTCIHADESGIPQTGNDTFVEERKDTSSDIAVHSDQCAPSTVSTRTKYCNQNCEKQLANLAMPSETSSSTILESGSLTQNSLNHKVFDFHNYSKEAFSTSITSRQRSGSMSEVTAEQEINSQSSHFSSSSAGSSATLEDGHIGEDADDSPFGDENSELVLKDFNVIKIEEEIIPISSGTKTRSSALGNFEGLDEEQDEPFVCNDSSEQTQATPQIVQMQEWQQKVLMNDQCAMPKQLEATTGFKRITSCVSPQINVSYMKSGPSTSNKSTGGTVPPKGKRIGTLMARVNERGTALISGVSPSPNHYLINSPILASAAPDNSTDKLAHTQSTCYLVPRSVPLVQAARSSALKLANAKLPLNLKSVLAMQPSHLQNGHQAFLLRYASQSKSSILVNNQEASQPHQTSEKNGNKVIFKIVSPTTGLFKGAPSTSSGHPIFLATTTPSHCFLMSSNKTNANASDSLKNTISVHNLSENTVKDVPAQLTAGVQPGEADKPILAPRPIRPPSQRKRRRKTLFDELPTTEHKARRLTNKVQTEKDTIVLWNPPAKAVERTLRLAPFSCRQEIKCPRRDQPVVVLNHPDADIPEVANIMKVVHRHRGAVAKVSLSQKTMEALSELSAREERTLTNERDHPRPVESLVRERFLLKLKLRKKSKKKYEVMERLSGGRQQSVLFDCWFCGRLFNSQEDWIGHGQRHLMEATRDWNQLF from the coding sequence ATGTCAGTTGTAAGCGATGTAAAGGACTGTAAAGGACATTTCAAGGAGGGAGCACTCCATAGTCCGAGCACTACAGATGGACCATCTGTCAAGCCATACAGTTCCACCAGGAGAGCCAATTACAAAATTCAGCAAGGAGCTGTTTTTTCTGGAAACATTTTGAGCTTTGGCTGCTCTGTGTGTAAAGATGATTCTACATACAGTCCTAATGATCTCCTAAAACATTTCCAGGCGTTCCACAATGGGTTGTTGCCGACTTACCCTTGTGATCTGTGTTGCTTTGTCACACATGAATTTGCTGTCCTTCAACGCCATCGCATTGAGCACAAGAACACTTTAGTCACATGTGAGCTCTGCTCTGATGATGTGCAATATTCTCTGCTGTTGCTAACGAGACATTACATCATGTGTCACAGTCGCAATGGAAAGTTTCACTGTGACTGGTGTGAGTTCACAACTGTGGATGCTGGGACATTCGTCCAGCACATCCATCATCATAACGAGAGTACCTGGAAATGTTCCAAATGTAGATATGTTAGCCCGAATGAAGCGGATTACCAAAAGCATCTAAAAGCGCACAAGATGACGGTTCCCTGCATTTGTCAAATCTGTGGATATCGCGCAACAACAATCAAGCAGCTTAAAGGACACACCTCCACTTCTCACAAGGAAGCCTTAGAGCGAAGAAATCATCGGAAGACTTCACAAGATAGCGCCACTACTGTACATTCCTCTCCAACCAGGATATCAAAGTTATGTGGTCTTAATGGGAATAGTACACATAAACCAGAGATTGTTGCTGGGTCACCATGGACAGGGGACAACAACAATTGTGGCAAAGCATCTTTTACTGGGGAGAAACCCACACATGCAATGTTGCAACAAAATGAGAGTTCAACAAGTTCAGACTGTGGATCTCCAACCCGTCCTAATGCTTTGACAGTATTAAGGGTGAAGAATAAAATATCTCTTCCCCCAAACTGTACGACAAAAATGATGGGATTTAAGATGGTTGATGGGAAAAAACATATAGTTCTCAAAGTAATACCAACAGCAAAGCAAGACGTGCCCAGTCAAGACAATTCATCAGttgaaagtttggacacatcagtTGTAAATTCTGCATTTGATAAAAGCGAAGTCTCGACTGGTAAAACCTCAGCATCATATAGCTCGGCCATTTTACCAATAAGTGGATCTTCCATACCAACAGAAGACATTGTGGCAGTTAAAGTTAAGGTTGAGGATGAAGAAGCATCAGTTTGCACGTTTGATCTGCCCCTTCACGGTGAATATGCAGGAAAACAAAgtagttttactgtaaatggttcTTCAACATCAAACCATGAGGCATCATACCCAACTTCAAATAATGTAAATCATGTCTGCAGCCCAAATTCCCAAAGAAAGACAGCTTGCTCCAACATACACATATTAGGCAGTAAGTCAACTTCTTGCACTATATCGAGAAGTGGCTTTAAAGGCTCTGATAGTCCTTCAAATGTTTCTCAGGAGTTATTGAATGATACACCAACTTGCATTCATGCTGATGAAAGTGGAATTCCTCAGACGGGGAATGATACATTTGTTGAGGAACGCAAAGACACCTCTTCCGATATTGCAGTACATTCCGACCAATGTGCACCAAGCACTGTGAGTACCAGGACtaaatactgtaatcaaaattGTGAGAAGCAATTGGCAAATTTGGCTATGCCGTCTGAGACGTCGTCATCTACAATATTGGAAAGTGGCTCGCTCACACAAAATTCTCTAAACCACAAAGTATTCGATTTTCACAACTATTCCAAAGAAGCCTTTAGTACCTCAATCACCTCACGTCAGAGAAGTGGTAGCATGTCTGAAGTTACAGCAGAGCAAGAAATAAATAGCCAATCCTCTCATTTCAGTTCTAGCTCGGCTGGGTCTTCAGCAACTTTGGAGGATGGTCACATTGGAGAAGATGCTGATGATTCACCATTTGGTGATGAAAACTCAGAGTTGGTGCTAAAAGATTTTAATGTTATAAAAATTGAGGAGGAAATCATTCCCATATCTTCTGGAACAAAGACTAGATCATCCGCTTTGGGCAATTTTGAGGGTCTCGATGAGGAACAAGATGAACCTTTTGTATGTAATGATTCCTCTGAACAAACACAAGCTACTCCacaaattgttcaaatgcaagaaTGGCAGCAGAAAGTGCTAATGAATGATCAATGTGCCATGCCAAAGCAGCTGGAGGCCACTACAGGTTTTAAGCGTATTACTAGTTGTGTAAGTCCTCAAATCAATGTATCGTATATGAAGTCTGGGCCTTCAACATCAAACAAATCTACTGGTGGAACGGTTCCTCCAAAAGGAAAAAGAATAGGAACTTTAATGGCAAGAGTTAATGAAAGAGGTACAGCACTAATTTCTGGTGTCAGCCCCTCTCCAAATCATTACCTCATCAATAGCCCCATCCTTGCCAGTGCAGCACCTGATAATTCTACAGACAAATTAGCTCATACTCAATCCACTTGCTACTTGGTTCCAAGGTCAGTTCCATTAGTTCAGGCCGCAAGAAGTTCGGCCCTCAAGCTGGCTAATGCTAAACTCCCACTGAACCTCAAATCTGTCCTGGCCATGCAACCTAGTCATTTGCAAAACGGTCACCAAGCATTTTTGCTACGGTACGCCTCTCAGTCAAAGTCGAGCATACTTGTCAATAATCAAGAAGCGAGTCAGCCACACCAAACCAGTGAAAAAAATGGAAACAAAGTTATATTTAAAATTGTCAGTCCAACAACAGGCCTTTTTAAAGGTGCCCCTTCCACCTCAAGTGGTCACCCTATTTTTTTGGCCACCACAACGCCAAGTCATTGTTTTCTTATGTCTTCAAACAAAACAAACGCAAATGCCTCAGACAGTCTAAAAAACACCATCAGCGTGCACAATCTATCAGAGAACACTGTCAAGGACGTACCCGCTCAGTTGACTGCAGGGGTACAACCAGGTGAAGCAGACAAGCCAATACTAGCCCCAAGGCCAATTAGACCTCCAAGTCAAAGAAAAAGGCGCAGGAAAACATTATTTGATGAGCTTCCAACAACAGAGCATAAGGCAAGAAGGCTTACAAACAAAGTACAAACTGAGAAAGACACTATTGTGTTGTGGAATCCTCCAGCAAAAGCAGTTGAAAGAACTTTAAGACTTGCCCCATTCAGCTGTCGACAGGAAATCAAATGCCCCCGTCGAGATCAACCTGTTGTGGTGCTCAATCATCCAGATGCTGACATTCCCGAAGTGGCCAACATTATGAAGGTAGTTCACAGACATAGGGGTGCTGTTGCAAAGGTATCACTGTCTCAGAAAACAATGGAAGCCCTATCTGAGCTTAGTGCTCGGGAGGAAAGGACCTTGACCAATGAAAGGGATCATCCGAGACCAGTTGAAAGTCTTGTCCGAGAACGTTTCCTCCTCAAACTGAAACTaaggaaaaaaagcaaaaagaAATATGAAGTCATGGAACGTTTATCAGGTGGGAGACAACAATCGGTGTTGTTTGACTGTTGGTTCTGTGGTCGCCTGTTCAACAGCCAAGAAGATTGGATTGGACATGGTCAGCGACATCTCATGGAAGCAACAAGAGACTGGAATCAACTTTTTTGA